DNA sequence from the Lycium barbarum isolate Lr01 chromosome 5, ASM1917538v2, whole genome shotgun sequence genome:
TACACTTTTCTGGAATTCCGTAATTTTTTGTAATttgaaaaatatcaaaaaattattttcatttttttcacttcaaatactgataaaaatttaaaaatagttcCAATTTATATTCATGACCTAACACAACCCTAATTTTCAAATAACCATTTTTCAATTTGAAATACAACTACTTTTTGTAAATTTCacaattttcatgaccaaaccACAAGCATTGTGAGCGCTAGGgatgggcgttcggttcttcggttcggttttatcaaactttggtttggctatttcggtttcgattttttaaaggtggacaccgaacaccaaaccaaactcgttcggttcggttctttcggtttcggttttttgaagtttggttcggttcgatttcgattttttcaattcggttttttttatatgatattagaagcgattccatttacactaattcatattctcaaaagcaacaaaatataaaactaacaaattaaaatcaaaatcaaacaaacaggatacacaagaacagaaaaccataaccataatataggattactatgtgttatatacatacagtaagaataattacgaaaacacataaaggacatacattaatcctaaagacacatcctagtcacctttctttgttagggatatttgattttctcaattgaagtggaaaattagggatgcaaaagcaaaagagagcttattacaaatgggcttttttttttggcttaaacttaatgtgtctggactattttaatttttttgggtaatgtataaatttcggttcttcggttcggtttcattAAAGTTCGGTtcagctatttcggtttcggttttttgggTGAACACCAaataccgaaccaaactagttcggttcgattcTTTCGGTTCCGGTttcttgaagttcggttcggttcgattttttagttttcggtatttatgtccAGCCCTAGTGAGCGCCCCTCAAGAAGCGATAAGTAAaatagtatttttattatattatatttgattATTGTTACTCATCTCACTCATTGAGAATGGAATTGAAAATAATTACCACATAATAATAAGAATATTATAAGTATTCTCTTAGGCCATTTTTATTTATCATGTATTGATTTGACACACTTATTAAGGCGTTTGACcatgagaattccgaatacaacttgaagttgtattccggaatatcaaaaactcaaaaaaagtgtttttcaattttttttcacttttttataactacatttcaccaaaaactacaatttcaaaaactatggcttTTTCAATCaacatttagatgttactttaacttgtcagtTTTTGTCTAAGAGTAGAGTTGGAAAAAACTAATCAATTTATGGCTTGATTTCCTAAGGTAATACTTATTATGAAACAAATAAGGTAACACTTACTATGAGACGGAGGGATTACATAACTAAACCCTACATAAAATAAGTACATAAATCATAACTAAACCTTGCATAAAATAAGTACATAAATTTTCTCATAACTAATTCATATATTAATAATGCCTGCATAACTCTAATCAACTatcggcaaaaaaaaaaaaaacccataatCCTTCTCTTTCACGTAAATGCCCTATCTCATCAACAAAGCCCGGCTTTAGTTTTTTATTagtactagacggcctatgcccgtgctgcgcacgggcccaacacttcggattatagtgcatctatgtatatgtagttatctttaaatagtgattatatatatatatatatatatatatatatatatatatatatatatatatatatatatatatatatatatatatatatatatagagagagagagagagagagagagagagagagagagagagagagagtatattatgttcaaaacacgattaatataacattgtagtttgtgctccgtatttaaaattttattatattaatttttgcTACGAATAagaaatcggcaaatttattaatatttttttaaaagagaagacttgtttaaaaggaaactattttcctttttaccaaattttgatttggataattctaattcaaattattaaattaattttacatgtttaaaacgaaacaaaatagaaattgattttctatttaaacgaagaaatactattttttttatattgcttgattttgttaatatgagattcattttttttttacagtgagtttggagatggtgggttctaattttttttttattatattgcttgatgttgtttagtatgtggtccgccctttatggggtgcatttttttttttgttggacattattagtttgtactatttttatgcatataatatatatacatatattatgttcaaaatacgattaatataacattgtagtttgtgctccgtatctaaaactttattatattagtgtttgctacaaatacaacgccagcactttttttttaacgttatattttttttaatatggggttcatttttttttttttgatattgcttgattttgataatatagggtgcactttttttttcccatgagttcggagatggtgagtttcattttttttcttcctttttttttattgctcggtgttatttagtatggggcccactttttttttaagggacaacggacgacggagcatgggtctaaacccatgctttatatagtttctttttttattttttttatattgcttggtgttgtttagtatggagcccacccttttggacattattagtttgtactatttttatgcatataatatatatatatatataaatatatatactatgttgaaaacacgattgatataacattgtaatttgtgctccgtatctaaaattttattatattagtgtttgctacgaatataaagtctgcactttttttttttacattgtttatttttttaatatgagattcacttttttttttttgtatatttcttgattttgtcaatatgggatactatgttcaaaacacgattaatataatattgtagtttgtgctccgtatttaaaactttattatattagtgtttgctacgaatacgcacgtgacaatgaatccatcattattgacttaatgagatactttgaaaattacatcaatattgtttgattttttaatacggggtgcactttttttttttggacattattaatttgtactatttttatgcacgcgcgcgcgcgcgcacacacacacacacatatatatatatatatatatttatatatattattactaatataacattgtagtttgtgttccttatctaaaacattattatattagtgtttgctatgaatataaaGTCTGCCATTTTTTtctttaacattatattttttttaatatgaggttcgcttttttttttttgatattacttgattttgataatatggggtccacttttttttcccatgagtttggaggtggtgagttccatttttttttattgctcggtgttatttagtatggggcccacccctcCTTtgtttttaagggacaacggacgacgaagcatgggtctaaacccatgctttatatagttttttttttatattacttggtgttgtttagtatggggcccacccttttggacattattagtttgcactatttttatgcatataatatatatatatatatatatactatgttcaaaacaccattaatataacattgtagtttatgctccgtatctaaaactttattatattagtgtttgctacgaatacaaagtctgcactttttttttgacattatttatttttttaatatgggattcacttttttttttatattgcttgattttgtcaatatgggatactatgttcaaaacacgattaatataacattgtagtttgtgctccatatctaaaactttattatattagtgtttactacgaatacaaagtctgcactcttttttttgacattgtttgtttttttaatatgggattcacctttttttttatattgcttgattttgttaatacggAGTCCACCTtctttttcccgtgagtttggagatggtaggttccactttatttactttttttttttttttaaatattggttggtggttttttttattttttaatattggttggtgtttaatatggggatcacacttttttttttaaatgcttaattggttggtgtttttttgaatttttaatattggttagtgtttaatatggggaccacacttttttttaaatgcttaacgGACGACAAAGCATGGGaaaattttacttgtcatgttaatttttacacgattttttaaggaatcgtcaattagaattataatttcactaatttaccttattaattatttgatctccatttaatattattttttcttttatggcattaatctcttttcacatttattaaagtaaggaaaaaataaaaaagtaattaaattttattttattttaatatataagtattttaagtatattgttgtacaataattgcatttgctcccattaatgggttgatacgcatgtggcaataaatccatcattattgatttaactgtttgattttctaagcacttttgtattttaagtatgttgctgtacaataatttcatttgctccctctaatgggttgatacgcatgtgacaataaatccatcattattgatttaattgtttgattttctaagcacttttttttcctgtgagtttggatgtggtgggtttcactttttttttctttttctttttaattactggttggtgtttaatatggggcccacaatttttaaaaaaatattagtagttgtttaaaatatgtgggcccacaatttttcaCACTtgtttttttaaatgcttaacgGACGACAAAGCATGGGaacattttacttgtcatgttgttttacacgattttttaaggaatcgtcaattagaattataatttcactaatttaccttattaattatttgatctccatttaatattttttttatgacattaatctcttttcacatttattaaagtaaggaaaaaaatgaaaaagtaattaaattttatcttattttaatatataagtattttaagtatattgctgtacaataattgcatttgctcccactaatgggttgatacgcatgtggcaataaatccataattattgatttaattgtttgattttctaagcacttttgtattttaagtatgttgctgtacaataatttcatttgctccctctaatgggttgatacgcatgtgacaatgaatccatcattattgatttaattgtttgattttctaagcactttttttcttgtgagtttggatgtggtgggttccatttttttttttttaattactggttggtgtttaatatggggcccacaatttaaaaaataaatattagtagttgtttaaaatatgtgggcccattttttaaatattagtagttgtttaaaatatgtggacccacaatatattttttttaatagtaaaattttcacaaatagctaccttttagctgcttctaacaaactataactacaagttcattatttacaattcgtagctgatTTTCCCTATATTTAGACCCTGGACGCGTCgcataaatatagccaaaatatagactaaatgcacggaactgttgagcaaataatgcctctatttaaggaaaaaaaatctttttcaaactaaacagaaatctgtttttaatgttccataaatcaagCAAATCTTATTCTCTTccatatctaatcacatatctcattcaacatctaatcattcacataaaatttgaattcaaaaactctcttcatatttttcccaaaatataactaaaaaaatctctttttaatgttccataaatcatgcaaagcttgatgtgttcatcaactgaattacacgtttcaccgtgtaattgcaacttttttattttttatatttttttgaactttttagttgtttttcatatatattttggctatatttttaattgtattttgattattatgttcaatattacttattctggtttctgttgactatatttaagatatatttttcatatattttgactatatttaaaaaatttcagaaaaaaaaagttgcagtgaaaacgttgctacctcaattatgactatattttggctatattttttaattatattttgattaatatgttcaatattacttattctggtttctgttgactatatttcagatatattttgactatatttttcaaaatttcagaaaaattaaaaaaacaaaaaagttgtagtgaaaacgttgttacctcaattatgaactcaacttgaattcgatatttcaacagatgaattcaaatatatattggtcgtttaaaatgcaaaaataacagagaatcttacatattttaggaaatagagttgaattttgggggtaaaagtttgaaattaatgagtagttaatacagagtaaaaaaaggaagtgaaagaAACCAGAAACTGATTTGAAAAGCACGAAATTAGGGGAGATGTGGAGTTAGAAACGTATATATTTAGGAAAAGGAGGAGAGAGAAAGTGTGCAgctaaaaaataggggtgtggagAGTAGtaagttaattggtagaaaagtgggtagctataagttgtaaaaatataatattatagctactaaacttaattattaaaaagtatagttatgttTCATAAATATGTAATATAGTAAGTTATGCCAAGTAAAAATgactttttaaaatattaatagtTATTTTAAATATGTGGGCCAGACGACGAAAAAAGAGCGATTGACGACGATGACGTTTCTATATAGTAGGAAAGTATAGTAGTTAATTTAGAAACAAAACGATTGACTTTGTTCGCCTACTAACTACGTAGAATTTTGTTGAGCAACTCTGTGGCTGACGTTTCTCCTGTTCATAAAAAAAAAGCGGAAAGCATTGAGGTGGGACCCACCACACCGCGCTTTGAATCTCCCCTTCAAGTTCTAATTGACAGGTGTAATAttcatttttctctttttctcttcctttttaaGTCTTTTATTTATAGCGTTACAAGTTCACTCCTTTTTAACAGGCAGTATATCTTTCTTTCCATGGTTCATTCTTGTCATTAACACTTTATTagttagaaaagaaaaaaaaataaaaattgacccTGAACCTATTTATTGTGGCTTCATTTTCTCTAAAAAAATTAGTGAAACATAGCAGTTTGTTGAACTAAGAGAGCTGGTTAATGTGAAGGTGAAGGCATTCTCCATAGTTAAGCTTATATTTAAGGGTAATTCTTTTGAAGTCTTTTATTTATACTAGGATTAAAAGTTTGTTCCTTTTTAATAAGCAGTATCAAATTTCTTATCTCCTTAAGTCCATCTTTCTTTTCATGGTTCATAGTTCATACTTGTGATTAATACTTTATTAGTTGGACAAAAAAAATTGACCCAGAACTACAATTTTTTTCCCCTTTATAGTGCCTACAGTTTCTTTGAAAATGAATGAACCCTTGTAATTTGTTGAACTAAAGATAGCTTGTTGATGTGAAGGTGAAGGCATTTTCTTTAAGTTGTATTAAAGGGTGATTGTGTTTGTTACTATCATGAATTGAATAGTAATGCAGATACAAGTGAATAATCAggggcggatctaggatttaagtTTTATGTGTCCAATGTTTAAGGTTGAACACATTTTATATTTAAAGTTATGGTTCATATCTACTTTGTATTATCTTTATTCTGGCTTCATTTTCTTTGAAAAATAGTGAACCCTTATGATTTGTTAAACTAAGAGATCTTGTTGATGTGAATTTTCTTTATGCATAATTAAACTTGAATAATGGGTGATTGTTTTGGTTACGTCAGGAATCGGAGAACAATACTTGATTTTATAGCAATGTAAGCTACAAGTGTGATCTATGGAATGTATTGGGGTGAAGGGAAAGTTTAAGCattgattccttttttttttttttttttgggtcttgGCCTCTAGTTGAAAGGAGAAGCAAATTTAAGTTACCTTTacctcaaaaataaaaataaaaatggagaAGCAAATGTATGGGAGTTCTTTGATTATGAACTAAAAACTGTAATGCTGATTAGTGAGGTTACAAAGAGTCATAAAATTCATGATGCCATTCCAGTTTTTTGCTTTCAGCAAGGAAGCTACACGAATCCATGCTTTCAATCTTCAATCGAATACTTATAAGGTCTAGTCTTTTTTTAGGGAACAATGTCCATTTTGAGGTCCAATTTATCTCAATATGTAGTTCTTTTTAATTGATATGCATGAACAGAAGTAAGGAAACATTGTGGATTGCTTTGCTAATTAATACGTTTCAAGCATTTATTTGTTGATCTAGTTTTTGATTTCTTATTCCTGATTGTAGAGTTACACTTACAAAACTTGTATGCCTAATGTTCTATATTTTCTCGACAGCATTACACCTAGTAGGATCGTGCTATTGTTGCTGTTATGGGTTGCGCAGTTTCTAAAAAAGATAGGGTAAGATCTGTATTGGCAGATTCCAGTTCCAAAAAGAGATCTGTATTGGCAGATTCCAGTTCCAAAAAGAGATCTGTATTGGCAGATTCCAAGTCCAAAAAAAGACCTGTATTGGTAGATTCTACTGCACTTGCTTCTGAAACAATTTGTAAGTTCTGACACTTCTTAGAGTAAAATTTTGGCATAATACATTGATAGACACTTTAACTCGGCCTCAATTGACTACTAAACACTACAACTTTGAGAATGcacatctagacacctcaacttgtccCCACTGTGTCTCGTGGACACCCGATGTTGACGtggcacataaattttggaggtgtctagatgatcattttgtaagttctGAGTGTTCAACTGACACAGTGGAGGTGAGTTGAGGTATCTAGACGATCATTTTGgaagttggagtgttcaactgacagTAGAGgccaagtttaagtgtctatctatgTATTTTGCCTAAAATTTTCATGCATTGAGAGTTTGCTCCCCAGTTATAGCACTGTGCCCATTTCTTCTTTTTGTTCTCTAGTTTAATGAGTTATATACTTTAAAATCTGAATTTTCTTTTTGTGCAGTCACTGTCAATGAAGTAGAAGCTTTGCTGGATTTATACAAGAAATTGAGCTGCTCCATCTCCAATGATGGGTTGATCGAGAAGGTATCTCATCTTAACACGGAATATCCATCAGAAAGCTAATCTATTTAATCTCGATTTATCCCCAGACTTTCAAGCTAATTGCTTAATAGCAGCTGTGATTCATTTCCTATGTCTTCTTATTACAGGAAGAACTCTTACTGGCACTTTTCAGGAACCATAAGAAGAAAAACCTTTTTGCAGACAGGGTATGTTCTTTCACCAACTGTCAAAATCTCGGAGGAAGGAAGAACGGGAAAGACAGGGGTTCATGGTAGATCAGAAAGGGTGTGGACATGTCTGGGAGTTCTGCTTCCGTTATTCTAGAGTGTGTCTCTTGATGGTTCAGCATTTTCTTAGCTCTCCTCTTTCTCTGCAGATATTTTCCCTTTTTGATGCTAATCTGAATGGCCAAATTGACTTTGAAGAATTCGTACGAGCATTGAGTATTTTCCATCCAAGGACTCCTGAATCTGAGAAAATTGCAAGTGAGGAACACACACCAGAAGTTAGAATCCTTAGGACTTCAAATTATTGTGGTGTCTGCCTATAATCAGTAATTCTTCTTGTTAAGAGCCTCCAATTCTTTTACCTGTGTTCGATGTTATAAATGTTGAAACCTTGTGCTGCAGATGCATTTAAATTGTATGATCTTGGGCGCACTGGCTACATCGAGCGTGAGGAGGTAATTTGACATACTATTATATTTTCTTGCTTGGTTATCTCTACTTTGGTCTCTAGACAAGTTTTTGCTGAAGCTCTTACAAGGAAATGCTTTCTGATAGAATCAATTAGGCAATCCACAATGTTAAATCATTTTACCATCAATCTATCAAATTACCAACTTGGTTAGTCATTCTAGCATATGTTTAAAGCATGATAGGCATTTTCTAGAAGTCATATGTGTGTAAAAGCTCAAGTTATTCTCTAGTTTTTGTGGAAACTATGTGCAATTTTCATAATTACATTTAAATTTCTGTCACATATATCACATGTATATGCCTACAATGTTTTTGCAACCATTGGctaagagcccatttggattagcGGGAAAAAGTGGGTTTAAAGCACTTTTTAAGTGCTGGAGCTGGTTTTATAGGTAAACAGTTAAGATAGAAATGCTGAAGCTGAAAAAAAGTTGTTATGCATCTCTTAAGAGCTGCCTTCTTGTGGTCAATTAAATATACTATCATTGTGAGGGAGAAAGTAGTTCAATAGGAAGCACATTATTGACTTGGTAACTGAATTCAAATTGCATTTTCTTTTGAAGAAATAGTTTTAACGTCTCTTTAACTAATATTATGGGCCTCTGTTGCAATATGGGCTTATTTCATTCATGGACTTCAGACTTT
Encoded proteins:
- the LOC132640690 gene encoding calcineurin B-like protein 7 isoform X2; this translates as MGCAVSKKDRVRSVLADSSSKKRSVLADSSSKKRSVLADSKSKKRPVLVDSTALASETIFTVNEVEALLDLYKKLSCSISNDGLIEKEELLLALFRNHKKKNLFADRIFSLFDANLNGQIDFEEFVRALSIFHPRTPESEKIANAFKLYDLGRTGYIEREELKEMVTALLEESDLHLSDDVVEAIVDKTFKETDTKGDGRIDQEEWREYAAKNPTLLKNMTLPHLMDVNLAFPSFVLGKGVEDSEFTGY
- the LOC132640690 gene encoding calcineurin B-like protein 7 isoform X1, which encodes MGCAVSKKDRVRSVLADSSSKKRSVLADSSSKKRSVLADSKSKKRPVLVDSTALASETIFTVNEVEALLDLYKKLSCSISNDGLIEKEELLLALFRNHKKKNLFADRIFSLFDANLNGQIDFEEFVRALSIFHPRTPESEKIASEEHTPEVRILRTSNYCDAFKLYDLGRTGYIEREELKEMVTALLEESDLHLSDDVVEAIVDKTFKETDTKGDGRIDQEEWREYAAKNPTLLKNMTLPHLMDVNLAFPSFVLGKGVEDSEFTGY